From the Streptomyces sp. SN-593 genome, the window CTGGCGGCCCGTCTGGAGCGCGAGGTGCGCCGCGACTGGCAGCCCCGCGTCCAGCAGCGGGCGAGGAAGCGGGCCTCCACCGCGACCGGGATCGTGATCGAGACCCGTGCGCGGTTCGGATACACCGCCGCGCCCGGTTCGACGGACGACTCCCGGATGCGGCGCATCACCCAGCACCTGCCACCGGCCTACGCGGCCCGGCTGTTCGACGCGCAGGCCGCCGGCGCCGGCGAGCAGCAGCTCCAGACCATCGCGGCGGAGGGCCTCCAGGAGATCTACTTCAAGGACCGCGGCCGCCGCGCG encodes:
- the tpg gene encoding telomere-protecting terminal protein Tpg, giving the protein MEDALARAAAGTATRPIPKSAQARMRFLLKAEKGSTRAVATRLGITRRTVERYLKGTLRRPRAELAARLEREVRRDWQPRVQQRARKRASTATGIVIETRARFGYTAAPGSTDDSRMRRITQHLPPAYAARLFDAQAAGAGEQQLQTIAAEGLQEIYFKDRGRRAAGLEVEFTDIDYVELDF